The proteins below come from a single Ruegeria sp. THAF33 genomic window:
- a CDS encoding TRAP transporter large permease subunit translates to MLFGLDGVEIGLIIVFFCLFGGILSGFPVAFAIGGAGVISFGIIAALDSAGLLIHQAIDTGSQAYRDIVNSGVKPDVISVFRYPDLPRIAEPVFVSGWETALDRNVSFIVNRMNERVLAGQSIETLLAVLMFVLMGITLERSKIANDLLTTMARVFGPLPGGLAVSIVVVGAFLAASTGIVGATVVTMGLLALPTMLRNNYSPELATGVIAASGTLGQIIPPSIVIVLLGTLAGDLYSTAQETRAVEAGCTDALTYLGEPAVVSVGTLFQAALLPGILLALLYALYAFGYALLNPHKAPAVALSGGSGEPITRSEGLTWLLGAPVALIVGTVLLGNVGLIGSQNISVSAFSDIGQGASLRTNVSEECKVSMIDLHGQAAWDQAVAEQEAIDAAGGAAESQRLTEEELAAAQQEMIASAAPIGTGVAITVVLLGLTLVLGRGIAPSRAPQPLIVGAIGLLLMVLVDILLISPTTSSGATFLLLALPFALAMYGCKEAAARCATNDLIRVVFPPLVLIIAVLGSILGGVTNPTPAAALGAGGAIMLAAYRKLQDQGRSGKVIIWSTFAVIIALLMGVNFDLRVNQGNVTLETWIAFIIAYAAYLYALFGLLFGCWVLYSSGVLTPVVRETAKVTSMVFTILIGSQLLNLVVISFGGEHYIQQFLKSFDNEFTVFLIVMLVLFILGFVLDFLEIIYIVIPIVGPVIYGGSFDPKWVTIMVAVNLQTSFLTPPFGFALFYLRGVAPKEVTTGHIYRGIIPFVLIQVVGIAILWFFPAIVTIVPDLIPN, encoded by the coding sequence ATGTTGTTCGGACTTGATGGCGTCGAGATAGGCCTCATTATCGTATTCTTCTGCCTCTTCGGAGGCATCCTTTCCGGCTTCCCGGTGGCCTTTGCCATCGGCGGCGCCGGAGTGATTTCCTTTGGGATCATCGCGGCACTGGACAGTGCCGGGCTGTTGATCCACCAGGCAATCGACACAGGCTCACAAGCCTATCGGGATATTGTAAATTCCGGGGTAAAACCTGATGTCATATCGGTATTCCGATACCCGGATTTGCCAAGGATAGCCGAGCCGGTCTTTGTCTCTGGCTGGGAAACCGCGCTGGACCGCAACGTGTCGTTCATCGTGAACCGCATGAACGAGCGCGTACTGGCAGGGCAATCCATTGAGACCCTGTTGGCCGTGCTGATGTTCGTTCTGATGGGGATCACGCTGGAACGCTCGAAAATCGCGAACGACCTGCTGACGACGATGGCGCGCGTCTTTGGACCGCTGCCGGGTGGTCTGGCCGTGTCCATCGTGGTTGTGGGGGCATTTCTTGCGGCCTCTACCGGCATCGTTGGCGCGACCGTGGTGACCATGGGCCTGCTGGCGCTGCCAACCATGTTGCGGAACAATTACTCGCCGGAACTCGCAACGGGTGTGATCGCGGCCTCGGGTACGCTGGGGCAGATTATTCCTCCCTCGATCGTGATCGTTCTGCTTGGCACATTGGCGGGCGATTTGTACTCGACAGCGCAGGAGACGCGGGCAGTTGAGGCGGGATGTACCGATGCGCTGACTTATTTGGGGGAACCCGCGGTTGTCTCGGTCGGAACCTTGTTCCAGGCGGCTCTTTTGCCGGGGATCCTTCTGGCTCTGCTTTATGCGTTGTATGCCTTTGGTTATGCATTGCTGAATCCCCATAAGGCACCTGCCGTGGCGCTGTCAGGCGGGTCGGGTGAGCCGATCACCCGGTCCGAAGGTCTGACTTGGCTGCTGGGCGCTCCGGTTGCGTTGATTGTCGGCACCGTGTTGCTGGGCAATGTCGGCCTGATCGGCAGCCAGAACATTTCGGTCTCGGCTTTCTCGGACATCGGACAGGGCGCATCGTTGCGTACCAACGTGTCGGAAGAATGCAAGGTATCGATGATCGATTTGCATGGTCAGGCCGCCTGGGATCAGGCCGTCGCCGAGCAAGAAGCCATCGACGCCGCTGGCGGTGCAGCTGAGTCTCAGCGCCTGACCGAAGAAGAACTGGCCGCCGCACAACAGGAAATGATTGCATCAGCCGCACCAATTGGCACGGGTGTCGCGATCACGGTCGTGCTGTTGGGCCTTACTCTGGTTCTGGGTCGTGGCATCGCCCCCTCTCGTGCGCCGCAGCCGCTTATCGTTGGTGCGATTGGTCTGCTGCTTATGGTGTTGGTCGATATCTTGCTGATCTCGCCCACAACATCTTCAGGGGCGACTTTCCTGTTGCTCGCGTTGCCATTTGCGCTGGCCATGTATGGTTGCAAGGAAGCCGCAGCGCGATGTGCGACCAATGACCTGATCCGCGTGGTTTTCCCGCCACTGGTTCTGATCATCGCGGTTCTGGGGTCGATCCTGGGTGGTGTGACCAACCCGACGCCGGCGGCTGCGCTGGGGGCGGGTGGCGCGATCATGCTGGCGGCCTATCGCAAGCTTCAGGATCAGGGGCGATCGGGCAAGGTGATCATCTGGTCGACCTTTGCCGTGATCATCGCCTTGCTGATGGGGGTCAACTTTGACCTGCGGGTCAATCAGGGCAATGTGACGTTGGAGACCTGGATCGCCTTCATCATCGCGTATGCAGCCTATCTGTATGCCTTGTTCGGGCTGCTGTTCGGGTGCTGGGTGCTGTATTCAAGCGGAGTTCTGACCCCGGTGGTGCGCGAGACGGCCAAGGTGACCTCGATGGTGTTTACCATCCTGATCGGATCCCAATTGCTGAACCTGGTGGTGATCTCGTTCGGAGGGGAGCACTATATCCAGCAATTCCTGAAGAGTTTTGACAACGAGTTCACGGTCTTTCTGATCGTGATGCTGGTGTTGTTCATTCTGGGCTTCGTGCTGGATTTCCTCGAGATCATCTACATCGTGATCCCGATCGTGGGGCCGGTGATCTATGGCGGGTCGTTCGACCCGAAATGGGTGACGATCATGGTGGCGGTGAACCTGCAAACATCCTTCCTAACACCACCGTTCGGGTTCGCGTTGTTCTACTTGCGAGGGGTTGCGCCGAAGGAAGTGACGACGGGCCATATCTATCGCGGGATCATTCCATTTGTTTTGATCCAGGTGGTAGGGATCGCAATTCTGTGGTTCTTCCCGGCGATTGTCACGATCGTACCGGACCTGATCCCGAACTGA
- a CDS encoding TRAP transporter small permease subunit has protein sequence MQDENGISFFGALWNGLVWFIQNIAEAFYNFGYAITHPQLWLDWSDKASIMRFVYYGGSVEFFFVVFTFFLVLTAIGLYYRNFMWAIVRGLEGFANTTGRFFAWAGLLMVIQQIVIVFMQRVFTRPDMSFGLGIPFQMDISWFAEELKLYNAMVVCLCCTYTFVQGGHVRVDLIYAGISHRAKRVVDMCGAVLFMMPMAVLTWMYGWYFMWRHLIVPKPSASDTLDRLVAKSRALRWNVETIGFSPNGFNAYFLFKILLVAFAAMVFLHAIAFLYRSYLEYVEGPESTGKYLDKDSLGEGEEAYEGAH, from the coding sequence ATGCAGGACGAAAACGGTATCTCGTTCTTCGGCGCCCTGTGGAATGGACTGGTCTGGTTCATTCAGAACATTGCCGAAGCCTTCTATAATTTCGGATACGCCATCACGCATCCGCAACTCTGGCTGGACTGGTCCGACAAGGCGTCGATCATGCGCTTTGTCTATTACGGCGGTTCGGTCGAGTTCTTCTTTGTGGTGTTCACGTTCTTTCTGGTTCTGACGGCCATCGGGCTGTACTACCGGAACTTCATGTGGGCCATCGTGCGGGGCCTTGAGGGGTTCGCCAATACCACCGGCCGCTTCTTTGCCTGGGCGGGCCTTTTGATGGTGATCCAGCAGATCGTGATCGTTTTCATGCAGCGGGTCTTTACACGACCCGATATGTCTTTTGGTTTGGGTATCCCGTTCCAGATGGATATCAGTTGGTTCGCGGAAGAACTGAAGCTGTATAATGCGATGGTCGTGTGCCTGTGCTGTACCTACACATTCGTGCAGGGTGGGCATGTGCGCGTTGACCTCATCTATGCCGGCATCAGCCACCGTGCCAAACGGGTGGTTGATATGTGCGGTGCGGTTTTGTTCATGATGCCCATGGCGGTGTTAACTTGGATGTATGGCTGGTACTTCATGTGGCGGCACCTGATCGTGCCGAAACCTTCGGCCAGTGACACGCTGGACCGACTGGTGGCCAAGTCCCGTGCGCTGCGCTGGAACGTGGAAACCATTGGGTTCAGCCCCAACGGATTCAACGCCTACTTCCTGTTCAAGATCTTGCTGGTGGCCTTTGCAGCCATGGTGTTTCTGCACGCAATCGCATTCCTGTACCGGTCGTATCTGGAATACGTGGAAGGGCCGGAAAGCACCGGGAAATACCTCGACAAGGACAGCCTTGGTGAGGGTGAAGAAGCCTATGAAGGCGCACATTAG
- a CDS encoding TRAP transporter substrate-binding protein, translating into MDRRSFLKKSALGGSAAAATALAAPAYAQGQRTLTMVTSWGRGLAGVFDSAQRCADSINAMSDGSLNVEIKAAGELVGAFEVFDAVSSGQADMYHAADYYFVGQHPGYAFFTAVPFGMTAQELVNWYYHDGGMELHDELGEIFGLKSFLAGNTGAQAGGWYSKEINSPEDFNGLKFRMPGLGGKALGKLGASVQNIPGSEVYQALSSGAIDGTEWIGPWADEKAGFQEITKTYYTAGFHEPGAGLSLATNRDVFNELTPAQQKIIEIAAAEAHQWNLAQFLANNGAALQRLQAGGVKVLEFPDSVWDAFGQASQEVLDENMGDELFKKIHDSAMTSMAASSAWNNLSSGVYTAQRDRVRG; encoded by the coding sequence ATGGATCGTCGTTCATTTCTGAAAAAATCCGCGCTGGGCGGTTCGGCTGCTGCAGCGACCGCATTGGCGGCACCGGCTTATGCTCAGGGCCAGCGTACCCTGACCATGGTGACCTCGTGGGGTCGTGGTCTGGCGGGCGTGTTTGACAGCGCGCAGCGTTGTGCCGACAGCATCAACGCCATGTCGGATGGCAGCCTGAATGTTGAAATCAAGGCGGCAGGCGAACTGGTTGGCGCCTTCGAAGTATTTGACGCGGTGTCGTCGGGTCAGGCGGACATGTATCATGCCGCTGACTATTACTTTGTGGGCCAGCACCCGGGTTATGCGTTCTTCACAGCCGTTCCTTTCGGCATGACTGCACAGGAACTGGTGAATTGGTACTATCATGACGGCGGTATGGAGCTGCATGACGAGCTGGGCGAAATCTTTGGCCTGAAGTCCTTCCTGGCCGGTAACACCGGTGCGCAGGCGGGTGGCTGGTACTCGAAAGAGATCAACAGCCCCGAAGACTTCAACGGTCTGAAGTTCCGTATGCCGGGTCTGGGCGGCAAGGCGCTGGGTAAACTTGGCGCATCCGTACAGAACATTCCGGGGTCGGAAGTGTATCAGGCGCTGTCGTCCGGCGCGATCGACGGTACCGAGTGGATCGGTCCATGGGCCGACGAAAAGGCCGGCTTCCAGGAAATCACCAAGACCTACTACACTGCGGGCTTCCACGAGCCGGGAGCAGGTCTGTCGCTGGCAACCAACCGCGATGTGTTCAATGAACTGACCCCGGCACAGCAGAAGATCATCGAGATCGCTGCCGCCGAAGCGCACCAGTGGAACCTGGCACAGTTCCTGGCCAACAACGGCGCAGCGCTGCAGCGCCTGCAGGCGGGCGGCGTCAAGGTTCTGGAATTCCCGGACAGTGTCTGGGACGCGTTTGGTCAGGCCAGCCAGGAAGTTCTGGACGAGAACATGGGCGATGAGCTGTTCAAGAAGATCCACGACAGCGCGATGACGTCGATGGCAGCATCGTCTGCTTGGAACAACCTGTCGTCGGGTGTTTACACCGCTCAGCGCGACCGTGTTCGCGGCTAA
- a CDS encoding cache domain-containing protein encodes MQRLRHLVSLTYAQKLSLVAAIPLVVAVAAIAVLVAYEARATAEREIEALERSLVEAKKEELRNYVTQARNGFAYIYGRAEPDDEVAKNLVSQILSAMIYGQDGFFFVYDYDGNNLVSPRQTQFINRNWEGLTDSDGTPIVDEFIRLARQGAGWHSFMWQKPSTGEEAQMIAYVVGLQDWRWVVGTGVFIDDIVATVANARAEVEARVQRTFMYIGAIVVAAVLIVFASGMLLNIRERRLADAKLKELTQRVFDAQEEERGRVARELHDGISQILVGVRYALDNARRRLSRGDDAGARDPLDKGIDHLGTAITEVRRISRDLRPGVLDDLGLGPALKALTDDFRDRTGIETEFSTVVFRNRLDQDSKIALYRIAQEALTNIERHSGATHVTIDLRGHKKGATMRITDNGRGMRTDPSTPSTGIGLRNMQERIEQLDGSLRILSSRGPRGGTVIEVSLPLSHLLPPQEDATPNRKAGT; translated from the coding sequence ATGCAAAGACTCCGACATCTGGTCTCGCTGACCTATGCGCAGAAATTGTCACTGGTTGCCGCAATCCCGCTCGTCGTGGCCGTGGCGGCAATTGCCGTGCTTGTGGCGTACGAGGCGCGCGCGACCGCCGAGCGTGAGATCGAAGCGCTGGAACGCAGCCTGGTCGAAGCCAAGAAGGAGGAGTTGCGCAACTACGTTACGCAGGCGCGCAACGGGTTCGCCTACATCTATGGCCGGGCCGAGCCTGATGACGAGGTCGCGAAAAACCTAGTGTCCCAAATCCTGTCGGCAATGATCTATGGCCAGGATGGGTTCTTCTTTGTCTACGATTATGACGGCAACAACCTGGTCAGCCCCCGCCAGACGCAGTTCATCAACCGAAACTGGGAAGGGCTGACGGACAGCGACGGCACTCCGATCGTTGACGAGTTCATCCGCCTCGCCCGCCAGGGGGCTGGTTGGCACAGCTTCATGTGGCAAAAGCCCTCGACTGGAGAGGAAGCACAGATGATCGCCTATGTCGTCGGGCTTCAGGACTGGCGCTGGGTCGTGGGAACAGGAGTCTTCATCGACGACATCGTTGCAACGGTCGCCAACGCCAGGGCCGAGGTCGAGGCCCGCGTTCAGCGCACCTTCATGTATATCGGCGCGATCGTTGTGGCGGCGGTGCTCATCGTCTTTGCATCCGGCATGTTGCTGAACATCCGCGAGCGCAGACTTGCGGACGCCAAGCTGAAGGAACTGACCCAGCGCGTCTTCGATGCCCAGGAAGAGGAACGAGGCCGCGTTGCCCGCGAACTGCATGACGGCATCAGCCAGATTCTGGTCGGTGTACGCTATGCGCTGGACAACGCGCGGCGCCGCCTGTCGCGCGGCGATGACGCGGGCGCACGCGATCCGCTGGACAAAGGGATTGACCATCTTGGCACCGCCATCACCGAGGTCCGCCGCATCAGTCGCGACCTGCGCCCCGGCGTACTGGACGATCTGGGCCTTGGGCCAGCGCTGAAAGCTCTGACCGACGATTTCCGGGACCGCACCGGGATCGAGACGGAATTCTCGACCGTGGTGTTCCGCAACCGCCTGGATCAAGACAGCAAGATTGCCCTGTATCGCATCGCGCAAGAGGCGCTGACCAATATCGAGCGCCATTCTGGCGCCACGCATGTTACGATAGACCTGCGCGGGCACAAGAAAGGTGCAACCATGCGGATCACTGACAATGGCCGGGGCATGCGGACCGATCCCAGCACCCCCAGCACCGGGATCGGGTTGCGCAACATGCAAGAGCGCATCGAACAGCTTGACGGGTCCCTGCGCATTCTGTCATCACGCGGGCCGCGCGGCGGCACTGTCATCGAAGTCAGCCTGCCGCTGAGCCACCTTCTGCCGCCGCAGGAAGACGCAACTCCGAACCGAAAGGCCGGCACATGA
- a CDS encoding response regulator transcription factor — protein sequence MSAESIRVLIVDDHPMVAEGIQSILESYDEIQVVGTLGSGQAAVDQAVDLAPDVILMDLNMPGLGGLSATEIILERLPETRILILSMHDSPEYISTALSHGAKGYVLKDVPTEEIKQAIDAVMRGEQYLCTGASGSLKPKGDNVREALTGREQTILLELAQGKSNKEVAQTLDISVRTVETHRKNIKRKLGISSTAGLTRYALEHGVLQGTGVGF from the coding sequence ATGAGCGCCGAAAGCATCCGAGTTCTTATCGTCGACGACCATCCAATGGTGGCCGAGGGCATCCAGTCCATCCTTGAAAGCTATGATGAGATCCAAGTTGTCGGTACGCTTGGCAGCGGACAGGCGGCAGTGGATCAGGCTGTTGACCTTGCCCCGGATGTGATCCTGATGGATCTGAACATGCCCGGCCTCGGCGGTCTCAGCGCCACGGAAATCATCCTGGAGCGATTGCCGGAAACGCGCATCCTGATCCTGTCGATGCATGACAGCCCGGAATATATCTCGACCGCGCTCAGCCACGGTGCCAAAGGTTACGTGCTCAAGGATGTGCCCACGGAAGAGATCAAGCAGGCCATTGATGCGGTGATGCGGGGTGAACAGTATCTGTGCACCGGCGCCAGCGGATCGCTCAAGCCCAAGGGCGACAACGTGCGCGAAGCGCTGACCGGACGTGAACAAACCATTCTGCTGGAACTAGCGCAGGGCAAATCCAACAAGGAAGTTGCGCAAACGCTGGATATTTCCGTGCGGACGGTCGAAACGCACCGCAAGAATATAAAGCGCAAACTCGGCATATCTTCAACCGCCGGGCTGACACGCTACGCTTTGGAACATGGCGTGCTGCAAGGGACTGGCGTCGGTTTCTGA
- a CDS encoding VOC family protein: protein MPKILQLTPFVLCSSLKDQIDFYCDRLGFTCGFTQDNYAFLKRGPVAIRLLECPPRDDGKPLGDEHSFYIDVEDIDGLYDSLRDRLADLPEGRVRPPFNQPYNQREFHVLDEDGTLVFFGEGL from the coding sequence ATGCCCAAGATTTTGCAGCTTACACCATTTGTGTTGTGCTCGTCCCTGAAGGACCAGATCGACTTCTATTGCGATCGCCTTGGGTTCACCTGTGGGTTCACGCAAGACAATTATGCCTTTTTGAAACGTGGTCCTGTTGCGATCCGCCTTTTGGAGTGCCCGCCGCGGGATGACGGCAAGCCATTGGGTGATGAACACTCCTTCTATATCGATGTTGAAGATATTGATGGGCTTTATGACAGCCTGCGCGACCGATTGGCCGATCTGCCCGAAGGCCGTGTCAGGCCGCCGTTCAATCAGCCCTATAATCAGCGTGAATTCCACGTTCTGGACGAAGACGGGACATTGGTTTTTTTCGGAGAAGGTCTTTGA
- a CDS encoding 2OG-Fe(II) oxygenase: MLQDLVDLGRYPIDRPDSPAYDRLIEDLRRELEQDGCAVLPGFVHEAGVKLLVQEAEGVAPKAHRSFNRTNAYFTKDDPRLGIAHPIRRFYDRSNAFVPADNLSKSGPLRRIYEFDGFLPFVRDALNEPEDRFFRYNDPLADVIINVVEEGQGFPWHFDTNNYTVTLAIQNGETGGAFEYVPNLRTAENENFDLVASVLDGNMGRVRRLELRPGDLQIFKGRYSLHRVAPVRGKRRRYVGIFSFVEAEGMCGGVERTQQLYGRVLPHHYKRAGLRKDQLLD; this comes from the coding sequence ATGTTGCAGGACCTGGTTGATCTTGGCCGCTATCCAATCGATCGTCCGGATTCACCGGCTTATGACCGGCTGATCGAGGATTTGAGACGCGAGTTGGAACAGGATGGATGTGCTGTTCTGCCGGGTTTCGTGCACGAAGCAGGGGTCAAGCTTCTGGTGCAAGAAGCCGAGGGGGTGGCGCCCAAGGCGCACCGGTCCTTCAACAGAACCAACGCCTATTTCACGAAGGACGACCCAAGGCTTGGCATCGCTCATCCGATCCGCCGGTTCTATGATCGTTCGAACGCCTTTGTTCCGGCCGACAATCTTTCGAAATCCGGCCCGCTGCGGCGCATTTACGAGTTCGACGGCTTTCTTCCCTTTGTCCGCGATGCCCTGAATGAACCCGAAGACCGCTTTTTTCGCTACAATGATCCATTGGCGGACGTGATCATCAATGTCGTGGAAGAAGGGCAGGGCTTTCCCTGGCATTTCGACACCAACAACTACACCGTGACGCTGGCCATCCAGAACGGAGAGACGGGCGGCGCGTTCGAGTATGTGCCCAACCTGCGGACGGCGGAAAATGAAAACTTTGATCTGGTGGCCTCGGTTCTCGATGGGAACATGGGGCGGGTTCGCCGGCTGGAGCTGCGGCCGGGGGATTTACAGATTTTCAAGGGCCGGTATTCACTGCACCGGGTCGCTCCGGTCAGAGGCAAGCGCCGTCGTTATGTCGGCATCTTTTCCTTTGTCGAGGCTGAAGGCATGTGTGGCGGTGTGGAACGGACGCAGCAGTTGTATGGCCGCGTTTTGCCGCATCACTACAAGCGCGCGGGACTGCGAAAGGATCAATTGCTGGATTGA
- a CDS encoding acetolactate synthase 3 large subunit, whose translation MTREMTGAKMVVQALKDQGVDTVFGYPGGAVLPIYDEIFLQNDIRHILVRHEQGAIHAAEGYARSTGKPGVALVTSGPGATNAVTGLTDALLDSIPIVVLTGQVPTFMIGSDAFQEADTVGITRPCTKHNWLVKDTDSLAETLHEAFHVATSGRPGPVLIDIPKDVQFASGEYASPKPSTSHYQPAMKGDLEEITELVAAMETAKKPIFYTGGGVINSGPAASQLLRELVDATGFPITSTLMGLGAYPASGENWLGMLGMHGLYEANMAMHDCDLMINIGARFDDRITGRIDAFSPNSKKAHIDIDPSSINKVIRVDIPIVGDVAHVLEDILKIWKSRGRKTDAANVKQWQNQIAEWRKINCLAFTNSEKSIKPQYALQRLEELTKKHDRYITTEVGQHQMWAAQYLGFEDPNRWMTSGGLGTMGYGFPASIGVQMAHPDALVINVAGEASWLMNMQEMGTAVQYRLPVKQFILNNERLGMVRQWQELLHGERYSHSWSEALPDFVKLAEAFGAKGILCSDPADLDDAIMEMINYDGPVIFDCLVEKHENCFPMIPSGKAHNEMLLGEAETQGVIDSKGSVLV comes from the coding sequence ATGACACGTGAGATGACCGGCGCAAAGATGGTGGTTCAGGCCCTCAAGGATCAGGGCGTGGACACGGTATTCGGATACCCCGGTGGCGCCGTGCTACCGATCTATGATGAGATCTTTCTGCAAAACGACATTCGCCACATTCTGGTGCGTCACGAACAGGGCGCGATCCACGCGGCCGAAGGCTATGCCCGATCGACGGGAAAACCGGGCGTCGCGCTTGTCACGTCAGGCCCCGGTGCCACCAATGCTGTCACCGGTCTGACCGATGCGTTGCTGGATTCGATCCCGATCGTCGTTCTGACCGGGCAAGTCCCGACCTTCATGATCGGATCGGATGCGTTTCAGGAGGCCGACACCGTAGGCATCACCCGCCCCTGCACCAAGCATAACTGGCTGGTGAAGGACACGGACTCGCTGGCTGAAACCCTGCACGAGGCATTCCATGTCGCCACCTCGGGCCGCCCCGGCCCGGTGCTGATCGACATCCCGAAGGATGTGCAGTTCGCGTCGGGCGAATATGCCAGCCCGAAACCTTCGACCTCGCATTACCAACCCGCGATGAAAGGAGATCTGGAAGAGATCACCGAGCTGGTTGCCGCGATGGAAACCGCAAAGAAACCGATCTTTTATACCGGCGGTGGTGTTATCAATTCCGGCCCCGCGGCCAGCCAGTTGCTGCGTGAACTGGTGGATGCAACGGGCTTTCCGATCACCTCAACCCTGATGGGACTTGGCGCCTATCCTGCCTCGGGCGAAAATTGGTTGGGAATGCTCGGCATGCACGGCCTTTATGAGGCCAATATGGCGATGCATGATTGCGATCTGATGATCAATATCGGTGCGCGGTTCGATGACCGGATCACCGGGCGGATCGATGCGTTTTCGCCGAACTCGAAAAAAGCGCATATCGACATCGACCCGTCCTCGATCAACAAGGTCATCCGGGTGGACATCCCGATCGTCGGCGATGTGGCGCATGTGCTCGAGGATATTCTGAAGATCTGGAAGTCGCGCGGCCGCAAGACGGACGCCGCGAATGTCAAACAATGGCAGAACCAGATCGCCGAGTGGCGCAAGATCAACTGCCTGGCCTTCACCAACAGCGAAAAGTCGATCAAACCGCAATACGCGCTGCAACGCCTTGAAGAACTGACAAAAAAGCATGATCGCTACATCACCACCGAGGTGGGTCAGCACCAGATGTGGGCGGCGCAGTACCTTGGGTTCGAAGACCCCAACCGCTGGATGACATCGGGTGGTCTGGGCACGATGGGTTATGGGTTCCCCGCCTCGATCGGCGTGCAGATGGCGCATCCGGATGCTCTGGTGATCAATGTCGCCGGCGAGGCCAGCTGGTTGATGAACATGCAGGAAATGGGCACCGCCGTTCAGTACCGCCTGCCGGTGAAACAGTTCATCCTGAACAACGAACGTTTGGGCATGGTCCGCCAGTGGCAGGAGCTGCTGCATGGCGAGCGCTATTCACATTCCTGGTCCGAGGCCCTGCCCGATTTCGTGAAACTGGCTGAGGCCTTTGGCGCCAAAGGTATCCTGTGTTCCGACCCTGCCGATCTGGATGACGCGATCATGGAGATGATCAATTACGACGGTCCGGTGATCTTTGACTGTCTGGTCGAAAAGCACGAGAACTGCTTCCCCATGATCCCGTCGGGCAAGGCCCATAACGAGATGCTGCTGGGTGAGGCCGAGACGCAGGGCGTGATCGACTCCAAAGGTTCGGTTCTGGTTTAA
- the ilvN gene encoding acetolactate synthase small subunit: MSALHIKKGSTRHSAYNLRPTFSDVQERHTIAVLVENEPGVLARVIGLFSGRGYNIESLTVAEVDHTGHLSRITIVTTGTPQVIEQIKAQLGRIVSVRDVHDLTVEGASVERELAIIKVVGEGDKRVEALRLADIFRANVVDSTLNSFIFEITGAPDKIDAFADLMRPLGLMEIARTGVAALLRGD, encoded by the coding sequence ATGTCTGCCCTACATATCAAAAAAGGCTCTACCCGCCATTCGGCCTATAACCTACGGCCCACCTTCTCGGACGTTCAGGAACGCCATACCATCGCGGTTCTGGTCGAAAACGAGCCCGGAGTGCTGGCCCGTGTCATCGGCCTTTTCTCGGGTCGTGGTTACAACATCGAAAGCCTGACGGTGGCCGAGGTTGATCATACCGGCCACCTGAGCCGCATCACCATCGTCACCACCGGCACGCCGCAGGTCATCGAACAGATCAAGGCGCAGCTTGGCAGGATTGTTTCGGTGCGTGACGTGCATGATCTGACCGTCGAGGGCGCCTCGGTCGAGCGTGAACTGGCGATCATCAAGGTCGTCGGCGAAGGCGACAAGCGGGTCGAAGCCCTTCGGCTGGCCGATATCTTCCGCGCCAATGTGGTCGACAGCACGCTCAATTCCTTCATCTTCGAAATCACCGGTGCGCCCGACAAGATCGACGCATTTGCCGACCTGATGCGCCCGCTGGGCCTGATGGAAATCGCGCGTACCGGCGTAGCGGCCCTGCTGCGCGGCGATTGA
- a CDS encoding helix-turn-helix domain-containing protein: MTDDIRSPAEIRAMFGANLRQLAKRYRSISALCRQLGVNRTQFNRYLSGESVPRPDVLDRICRFFDVDARILLKPLDEIEKIEEHPATPALTEFLGSGADAIEKSPFSPGFYAVIESLSAEHRMTLLHARPLAQCTLIRGYVSRAAMPEAPPKAREIQGIAASSGDTVYMLTSQREGQNSRVYLISPDPTGTAVHWRGSVISPTNATTPEPVVLKYLGHDSTAIFAAARLSTNNVAQNL; encoded by the coding sequence ATGACTGACGATATTCGTAGTCCGGCTGAGATTCGCGCAATGTTTGGTGCGAACCTTCGGCAATTGGCGAAGCGATATCGCTCGATCTCGGCGCTGTGCCGACAACTTGGCGTAAACCGTACCCAGTTCAACAGATATCTTTCCGGTGAAAGCGTACCCAGACCGGATGTGCTGGACCGTATATGCAGGTTTTTCGATGTCGATGCCCGCATTCTTCTGAAACCGCTGGACGAGATTGAGAAGATCGAAGAACACCCTGCAACTCCGGCCCTGACAGAGTTTCTGGGCTCGGGTGCGGATGCGATCGAGAAATCCCCGTTTTCCCCCGGGTTCTACGCGGTGATCGAAAGCCTGTCGGCTGAACACCGGATGACCCTGCTGCACGCCCGACCCTTGGCCCAATGTACGTTGATCCGTGGCTACGTGTCGCGAGCAGCAATGCCCGAGGCACCCCCGAAGGCGCGGGAAATACAGGGGATAGCAGCCTCAAGCGGTGACACTGTCTATATGCTGACCTCCCAACGGGAAGGTCAGAACAGCCGGGTCTATCTGATCTCTCCGGACCCCACGGGAACGGCAGTTCATTGGCGTGGGTCGGTCATCAGCCCGACAAATGCGACAACGCCCGAACCCGTTGTGCTAAAATACCTTGGGCACGACTCGACGGCCATTTTTGCTGCTGCGCGATTGTCGACGAACAACGTGGCTCAGAACCTGTAA